ggcccacgtgCTGTTTAAACTTTACatcgatgggtcatctaatgaaaatggatcgggggcaggggtcattttgattactcccgcagggagcagatttcattcagccttaagattcgacttcaatgcatcgaataacgaggccgaatatgaggctttactggcgggactacgtatagccaaagagctcaaagctaaagcaatacattgctacaacgactcccagcttgtggttaaccaaatcttgggagaataccaggctcgtggcgcaaaaatggcagcttacttagagaaggcaaaatccgcattggaacatttcgagttttatgtgatcgaacaggttccctgagcgaaaaactcaaatgcagatgccttagctcggctcgctacttccgccgagaatgatgagctaaacattgtgccaatagaacacctctcggcacctagcattaacgagctggaggaggaagacgtgtgtatgattgagtctaagcctacctggatgaccccgatagtcgaatatcaCGAGatcggagtccttccaaaagatcagaaccaggctcgaaagttaatgtatcaacttccccgttacaccattttggacggaaagctgtatagaaggggatattccatgccattacttcggtgcatgactccacccgaagccaagaagatcattgaagaaattcatgaagggttctgtggagaccataccggggggcatagcctgtccaagaaaatcatacgtcaaggttatttctggcctaccattaaatcggattctttcgagtatgtaaAGAAATGCAATAAATGCCAGAGGTTCGCCACGATTCCTTGAGCTCCACCATCCTAgttgaccatgatgacttccccatggccctttgcggtatggggaatcgacctcataggctctctcccaactggcaagggcggcgtgaagtatgctgtagtcgccgtagattacttcacaaagtggacagaggctgaaccattagcaacaataacttccaaaaaggtccttgacttcgtggtaaagaacatcgtatgtcgatatggggtgccgaggaaaattgtatccgacaacggaacccagttcgatagcgacttgttcactAACTTTTGTGAggagaatggaataataaagagttttccgtcagtagctcatcctcaggcgaatggccaggtcaaagctgtaaacaaaactctcaagagttcgctaaagaaaaagttggaggaagcaaagggaagatggcccgaagaattgcccaaagtcctatggggatataggaccacagctcgaacatcaacgaaacataccccgttctctctagcatacggttgcgaagctatgttgcctattgaggtcgaaatccctacaATTCGAACTCACACTTATGACCAAagctcaaaccacactcagctcgaagaaaccttagacttgatcgaagaaagaagaaacgaagctcagctgaggaacgctgcctaccagcaacgagctaccaggtacttcaacaagagggtttgagatcgaaagttcggtgtgggagatctggtgctaaggcgtgtatttttggcaacgcgagatccagcagctggcgtgctcgggccaaattgggaagggccttaccaaatagagtcagtcatctgaccaagtgtctacaagctagcgagattggatgggagcctggtaccgcgagcatggaatggcgaacacctaagaccttattatcaatattgtaggaaggatgttgcctgtaaccatgcttgtttatctgtactatttTTTCTACTTTAAGATctcatcaaataaagatttatttcgttcaatatgttatgtttttctttatttttgcaatctctcttaatttaataacctatggtcacactcataggatattaagggggcatcattggtatatatactgTAACAACCTTTTTTATATGAATGTCAAAATATGTCTGTGTTGTTTCATCTGCAGGGTTTTTTGTTCAGTCTTTGAATTGTATATTGCATATGTTGTCTCTGTTAGTACTACTTAGTCTCCAGTTACATCTACTGGGTGCTGCAGATTAATAAATACACGTAAGCTATTGTCGGTTTAATTGGAAACGTGTTAAATCTTGTTAGCTGTTTGTTTAGTTGATTAGTTAGTGGTTAGGGTTGCTATAAATAGATTAATCTGTTCCTAACAACCTAACCCTTTTTTTCAGCTAGTTTGTCATTGGTGAGAAAATAGAATCTTGGTTTTCTCtctcttcgtttcttctttctttcttgtgTTTTTTGCAGGTTCACCATTGTTGGAGGTGAAGCTTATTGCAGAGCTGTGGGAGGTTCTGATCTGATTCGAAGGGAGTTCAGATCTGGCTAGTAGAGGGATTCAACTAGCTTGCTCGAGGGGATCTTGAGTGTTTTTGAATCGAGGGATTTGGTTCATAAGTTCCAAGGGATTTGGAAACTGTTCTTGAGTGCCTTCAATTCATTTTTGGGAACGCTATTAGTCTGTTGAGTTctaaacaagaaaaataaataaataagaatttTAAAAGGAAAAGGGTAAATGAGTCATTTCATTTTTTGTGTGTTCACGCCTATATATCTCAATAGTGTTATTCATTTTGCTTCCTCATTTGTGTTTAGAGTCTGACTCCTCTTCTTCTCAGtttaatttacaaaaaaaaaaatggtgaaaaCCAAAAATGCCAATCGGCCTTTTCGGCCTCCCCCTCCTCCGGCGTCTTCTCCGTCCCTATCCGTGGCCATTGTTCCCATTCAGCCGTCGCCTCCTTCACCCACGGGTTCGCCTCCAGTACGGTCACCCTCACCATCGTCCTCCTCCACCACGGGTTCGCCTCTTTCACCCAAAGGTATGAGCTCTCCACTTAGTTCATTTCCTAAACGTTTTACTAGGTCGTCTCTTGCCTCGTCCAGTCCATCCACCCCACTGTCCTCACCCAATCCCTCCAAACCCTCCACATCCAAACCCACCCCATCATCGAAAAGAAAAGCACCTCCGTCTTCACCAACGCCTCAGCCTAAGcgacccaagaaaacttctaggGCTCCAGCTGCATCCTCTGTCCCTCCAATCACTATCACTCTCCACCATAGTCAGCCTACCCATCCTTTTTGCTTGGACCATAAACTACTGCGTTATAGGGATGAGGTTTCTCAGAGAAAATTGTGGTTTGAATACAATGTTGTTATTGATGATTTTCCCCTCCATAAAGCCTTAATAGAATCTCGGGGGTGGCTCAACACTGTTACCAATCTCACAACACCTTGTCCGACACTTGTCCGTGAGTTCTATGCCAATAATTATAAAAGGATCATTAATGAAAATAGTGCTCTCAAGTACCGAGCCTACATTCGGGGTAAacgttttcctttttcttcctcaaTTATGTTCAGGGTGTTGTCTGTTCGAAAAGAGTTGTCTCCTGACTTTAATCCTAAATTTACACCGTCTAAGCTTGAAATGGCGGTTTCTCTAACTGGTTCTGATTCTTTTGAATGGGGTAATGGTGATCTGCCTGTTCCGACTCTATCTCATTTTTACAAGGTGTTTCATCGCACTGCCTTGAATAACTGGTTTCCAAATACGCATACCACTTCCATCACAACTGAGATTGGTAAGTTCTTATTTGTTGTTGGTACTGGGGTCTCTATTGATTTGCCTGCCCTTATTTTTGGAAAGATTGTGGATGCTGCTTTAGCCACGGGAACAAGGAATGTTCTCCCGTTTCCTTGCCTAGTTCATCAAATTGCCTTAAGAGGTGGTCCAACACTGACTCTTCATGACGTGCCTTTAGCTGTTCCATCCTTTGGAAAGTCTTGCAAAGCTCTTAAGTCCAAACAGGTTCTGCCTCCTACTTCCGTCCACTCCAGATCCATCTTCTCAAACTCCAGTTGCATCTGTTACTACGATCAAAGACCTTGCTCCTTCCAGTTGGCAAGTTCAATTTGTAAATCGATTTGCAGCCTTTGAGAAGAGATATGATGAAGATCAGAAATGACAGAGGGCATTTGAGGCCTCCATGTCTCAAATGGTGTCTTCTCTTCGAGAGACTGTATTGGTGCATCTGTCTGGATCCAAAGCATCTCATCCAGGGTCTGTTTCTTGTAATGAGTCTCCATTGGTTTCTGATCACACTCTAGGTGCTTCTGATGCCACTCTAGTGGTTCCTAATGCAGCTCCTGTTGCTCCAGATACAACTTCAGTGGTTCCTGCTGCAACAGTTGTACAAACTCAGGGGGAGTGTGTTCCATCTGCCTCTGCTACTGTCCATCCAGTTGCACATACTCAGGGGGAGTTATTTCATGTTGCTCCTGCTCTGGATGCTGTACTTGCTTCTGCTGCTGATGGTCCACAGGTTCAGGGGGAGCGTTCGTTCGACATCACTCTAGCTGCTCTGACTGCTGATGGTGTTCCCAGAGTGTTTCAAAGGCGTGTTCCTAAGACTCGTTTTGGTATAAAGAAATCTGATCCCTGAAGGGGGAGAGTTTGGGAATTTTATGTTTAGTTGTTTCTGCTTAATATTGTATCAAAGACTGTTTTTTTTCTGGTTCTTTTGTTTCTCATCTTGCTTGGATGTATTTTGAATCTTTTCTGACTGAGTTAGTTTTATTTGTGCAAGATTGAGATATTATGGGTCTGTTGGTAATCTCTTTTTAGTGTTGCTCTGTTGGCTGTTTATCAGTGATCATATTTTtccaagggggagattgtaacaGCCTTTTTTATATGAATGTCAAAATATGTCTGTGTTATTTCATCTGCAGGGTTTGTTGTTCAGTCTTTGAATTGTATATTGCATATGTTGTCTCTGTTAGTACTACTTAGTCTCCAGTTACATCTACTGGGTGCTGCAGATTAATAAGTACACGTCAGCTATTGTTGGTTTAATTGGAAACGTGTTAAATCTTGTTAGCTGTTTGTTTAGTTGATTAGTTAGTGGTTAGGGTTGCTATAAATAGATTAATCTGTTCCTAACAACCTAACCCTTTTTTTCAGCTAGTTTGTCATTGGTGAGAAAACAGAATCTTGGTTTTCTCtctcttcgtttcttctttctttcttgtgTTTTTTGCAGGTTCACCATTGTTGGAGGTGAAGCTTGTTGTAGAGCTGTGGGAGGTTCTGATCTGATTCGAAGGGAGTTCGGATCTGGCTAGTAGAGGGATTCAACTAGCTTGCTCGAGGGGATCTTGAGTGTTTTTGAATCGAGGAATTCGATTCATAAGTTCCAAGGGATTTGGAAACTGTTCTTGAGTGGTTATTCAAGTTTTTAGGGTAATCTGTAACTTTTGTATTGTAAAGATGTTGATTTCATTTCTGAACTAGTCATTGTAATTAACATTGGATTTATTAGTGAAAGTTACATCTTACTCGATCCAAGCACTAGTCGGCTAGAATTTGTTCCAGTGCAGATGAAGCTTGTAAAATTCTATGTGTGATTTTACTTTGCTTTAATTGTCTGTTTTGTTCtagtagatcaattcttgattcaAGAAGTTAGGTATAGCACCttcatataccatcagcttgaaaaataaaataacatacacgaaatacaTGCAAGCGTTTGGAGAGAACCAAATGCACCAGTTGGGatggtttggatataaccaagctgtcaaaaacatacaagtgtttggatgtaaccaaatgcgcgggctaaggtaatttggatataaccaaatcattaaaaaaaaacatataagtgtatggattacaaaccaatcacgaccttaaaaggtttggagcaaaccagctaaaactaatcgatgataagttggaacataaacctacttcgagttaagtcgagatcgaggctggagtatcttataaaaaatagtttcaaactctcaACCTCGGAGggctaaccgaggacgagaaaaagtaactaaaaaatgagatataactaaaccgttcgtattacacaccatacaagtactttcgaagTTCATGGTTGAAGTAATATCCGATCTTGACGAATAACGAGATTGGAAGCGGGTAATTCGAGCAAATTGTGCATAAaggcattgaacctcgagcctaaacccagactatgtttgtgcgaataaacaaacatacatgactttaatataaaatgtgcaaaatatttcaaaccaagaaatgtaaagcatatgtattaaaataaaaaaaaattgtatcagccctacgggcataaattaaagcaattacaaaaataaaagaacgcagccccgaggtgaggTTCAAGAAGGAGTCgttcccttggccttctcagcatcagtagcgcTAGACCCCTCAGGacaaatagcatgactatccttctgagcagcctcccgaGCAACCTCATCCGCCTCAagtcgggcattccaccgctctacaaactttgcctcaagaggacctaggaagctggtgtcgaggtcggaatTATCGACCCAAatcttgtacatggcttggtcgatcgctttttccttcttctctttgaaatcattaaggaggcgggccttctcattttcaattatctcgaaaatggcagttttctcctcctcgagtttgGCATTAGCCTTCTGCAGCTCCGCAAGACGAGTTTTCATCTTTTCAAGCTCGgccttcgagtctttgagttcatcagccgttttaagctggagatccatcgactcttgggccagagatatgctcgtgtgcacctcattggtcagcttataattaagctgtgccgagacgacaagggcctgaaacacaaagattGAATTAGAGCACAAGCCAAGACATAAGCAATTAAAGGTGAGTGGCAAAAATTACCGCAatagtaagttcaatactcttatcatagaGAGTATTACAGTCTGGGGCCTTATTCACAAAATCCCAGTGGTCAGCGCTGAATCCTGAAAGattctgacccactcgagaaaggacgtccgagccaGGTACGGCTCCGTGGGTTCCAGCAGTGCCATCAAGCATGAACTCTTCGACATGAGGTCAGGCCGAAGGTAGGAGTGCCTTGGAGATTGAGGGTTTCTTCGGGGGTCGGCCTAGTGTTGGGAGAGTTGCGGCTAGAGGAAGCGTGGCAGGCGCGGTCGAGACAAATGCATTGACCTGAGCATTCGGATCCTCGGCTATGCTCGCAGCGGTTTGAGCCGATGGGGTCTTCTCAGTGTGCCTGGGGATTTTAGATGGTCGATCTGATTTCTgcgagcctctcgggcgcttGCTCTTTTGAGCCCCCTCATCGCTGAAGAGCACGAcgtcaaggtcggaatccataacacctgcacagttccaatcgaggTTAAGCATAGTTCTAACAAGCTTggaagatataaaaaaaaaaccaagtagagaaagacctaactggaactctcccccgagcttgagctcggagaccatgaaattcccccatcttcagaagaggcggggggagtaccttccttatatgtggatgtcaacctcgaaaggtccctataatcattggtcccatattggacggctattccgttccatacctcgttcaggctatacatagtatcgtattgcccgagccagttatcgaacctatgaacccgttcatctacccaagtccacacataAAAGTGGTTCCTATCGTCTTCGCACAGAACTAGCCTATCGGGTTTGTGCTTTAacaaggtgggggaccacattttcgagcttaggatgattgtaccttgatcatccgagcccgagctcgaggcttcgtcgttggcctcgttccctgcttgcgggctccttcggcgaactggaggcgggggcctcacctcccTCCTCGgggggaggatgcctgttggcaagGGCACAAGCTCCCAGCAGGCAtattttttgttagaccagtccgaggtggactgaccatctcccaagagcccgcaagctcaAAGTTTATCTTCATGCAGAAGATACGAGAGCGATCTCTTGCCATAAGGGAGTCGAAGCAGGATCTCCTTACGCTCCTTCATGTTGTCAGAAGGAGTGGGACgacgatagttggctggaaaataaaacacatttcaactaagtataaGCCTGTAGATAAATGTTCGAGCACACAGATAAAGGAGGTGGGGCACTTACGGATCCGTCTGAACGAATAGCATCGTGACGGAGacaggccatccgtccagaagaaggccttcttaaaatcaggaggatgattgggaagatcctcaaacatttttttctcctttgggtagctcgaaagataataaaagccatctcctccccgagctcgagagggattgcttttcaaacagaagagatacaagatctctgctggcgtgggtccttcccacttcagctcgttaTAAATCGAATTCAGGGCGGACAGAACCCTAtacgaattagtgttgagctggaatggagccaacccaacaaagtccatgaagtccttgaagaaagacttcaaaggcagtaacgctcctgccttcatatgctcctggctccaagccgcgtacctcagcttgttatcaggatttccatctcctgaaGCATAGCAGCTTCGCTCGCTAGAAGTAAgagctcgacaccttaaggagcCTGACAGTTTGAGAccgtggaaggccaggatatcatttatctgacctagcgaggtaaccgagctccagtagtgctcgacctcgaagaactccctccttggctgcgaggtagagggctcccccatcagtgagaattggagctctcccgggtggtacgcgatggtcacttttagcctagggtcgagggggatcagcctgggccctgaatcaaatttcggataaagagcctctcgaaggattctcctcttcttttctatgacctcgacgatttagcggcgatagtgagctcgggttttTTCCTGTTCACGCAcgagatcgtattcacgaatcagacgttggttccgagcaaacagcgattctgggctcggagtttttggcgagTATGGAATTGCCAGCggtgacccccaccgtctttccagattctgtgacatctagcaagaaagaaaaaatggtgagggccatgcaagcAAGGAATTAATACTACCGAGCTTGGTGGAACAAGCTCGGGAATGCTCGGGTACGAGACGAGTT
The genomic region above belongs to Humulus lupulus chromosome 1, drHumLupu1.1, whole genome shotgun sequence and contains:
- the LOC133779054 gene encoding uncharacterized protein LOC133779054; translated protein: MVKTKNANRPFRPPPPPASSPSLSVAIVPIQPSPPSPTGSPPVRSPSPSSSSTTGSPLSPKGMSSPLSSFPKRFTRSSLASSSPSTPLSSPNPSKPSTSKPTPSSKRKAPPSSPTPQPKRPKKTSRAPAASSVPPITITLHHSQPTHPFCLDHKLLRYRDEVSQRKLWFEYNVVIDDFPLHKALIESRGWLNTVTNLTTPCPTLVREFYANNYKRIINENSALKYRAYIRGKRFPFSSSIMFRVLSVRKELSPDFNPKFTPSKLEMAVSLTGSDSFEWGNGDLPVPTLSHFYKVFHRTALNNWFPNTHTTSITTEIGKFLFVVGTGVSIDLPALIFGKIVDAALATGTRNVLPFPCLVHQIALRGGPTLTLHDVPLAVPSFGKSCKALKSKQVLPPTSVHSRSIFSNSSCICYYDQRPCSFQLASSICKSICSL